A genome region from Pseudomonas sp. S06B 330 includes the following:
- a CDS encoding sugar transferase, with protein sequence MTGQPKSAQLQALHQDKRMDPAHRQRLDAAIHMQGRGWLTGRAGGRPWTLSRTNRVLACVGALGILTLISPLLLVLAMLIKRSGPGPVFFVQKRTGYRGRTFGMYKFRTMVANAEALKDSVRHLNKHGADSIDFKIDKDPRVTPIGQWLRRSSLDELPNLFNVVLGDMRLVGPRPTSFNAYRYKDNHLARLSIYPGMTGLWQISGRSNIDFDQRVELDLSYINEQSLLLDLKILLKTPFKVFSGHGAS encoded by the coding sequence ATGACAGGACAACCTAAAAGTGCGCAACTGCAGGCACTGCATCAAGACAAACGCATGGACCCGGCGCATCGCCAACGCCTCGATGCAGCCATCCACATGCAAGGTCGTGGCTGGCTGACCGGCCGTGCCGGGGGGCGGCCCTGGACACTGTCGCGAACCAACCGGGTGCTCGCCTGTGTCGGCGCCCTGGGCATTCTGACCCTGATTTCCCCGTTGCTGCTGGTACTGGCCATGCTGATCAAACGCAGCGGCCCAGGGCCTGTATTTTTCGTGCAAAAGCGCACCGGCTACCGCGGCCGTACCTTCGGCATGTACAAGTTCCGCACCATGGTCGCCAACGCCGAAGCCTTGAAAGACTCGGTGCGCCACCTGAACAAGCACGGCGCTGATTCCATCGACTTCAAAATCGACAAGGATCCGCGTGTCACCCCAATCGGCCAATGGCTGCGGCGCAGCAGCCTGGACGAGTTACCCAACCTGTTCAACGTGGTGCTCGGCGACATGCGCCTGGTCGGTCCTCGCCCCACCTCGTTCAACGCCTACCGCTACAAGGACAACCACCTCGCGCGCTTGAGCATCTACCCCGGCATGACAGGCCTGTGGCAGATATCCGGACGCAGCAACATTGACTTCGACCAGCGTGTCGAACTGGACCTGAGCTACATCAACGAACAGAGCCTGCTGCTGGATCTGAAGATCCTGCTCAAGACTCCGTTCAAAGTCTTCAGCGGCCACGGAGCAAGTTGA
- a CDS encoding NAD-dependent epimerase, which produces MKILVTGAAGFIGAHCTLRLLRDGHDVIGLDNFNDYYDPALKHARVRWIESQARNFPLYRLDLNDAAGVAELFTREQPEVVIHLAAQAGVRYSLENPRAYIDSNLCGFLNILEGCRQHPVQHLLYASSSSVYGANQHTPYRVQDAVDHPLSLYAATKKANEAMAHSYSHLFGIPCSGLRFFTVYGPWGRPDMSPMQFARAIAEGRPIQLFNYGRHQRDFTYIDDIVESLVRLIPLPPKANPEWNREQPDPASSHAPWRLFNIGGQRPVELTDYLALLEKHLQRKAEVELLPLQPGDVLATCADASGLDQVTGFTPRISLDEGLARFITWFHEYYPHLDQEAMRVNGHVPAHQRRAV; this is translated from the coding sequence ATGAAAATACTGGTCACCGGCGCCGCCGGCTTCATCGGAGCGCACTGCACCCTGCGTCTATTGCGCGATGGCCATGATGTGATTGGCCTGGACAACTTCAACGATTACTACGATCCGGCACTCAAACATGCACGGGTACGCTGGATCGAAAGCCAAGCCCGCAACTTCCCCCTATATCGCCTGGACCTCAACGACGCCGCAGGTGTAGCCGAACTGTTTACCCGCGAACAGCCCGAAGTGGTGATCCACCTGGCTGCCCAAGCCGGGGTGCGCTACTCGCTGGAAAACCCGCGCGCCTATATCGACAGCAACCTGTGTGGCTTTCTCAACATTCTCGAAGGCTGCCGCCAGCATCCAGTGCAACACTTGCTGTATGCCTCCTCAAGCTCGGTATACGGCGCCAACCAACACACCCCGTACCGGGTTCAGGATGCGGTAGACCATCCGCTGTCGCTGTACGCTGCCACCAAAAAAGCCAACGAAGCCATGGCCCACAGCTATAGCCACCTGTTCGGCATACCCTGCAGCGGCCTGCGCTTTTTTACCGTGTATGGGCCTTGGGGCCGGCCGGACATGTCACCGATGCAGTTCGCCCGGGCGATTGCCGAAGGTCGCCCGATTCAGCTGTTCAATTACGGCCGGCACCAGCGCGATTTCACCTACATCGACGACATTGTCGAAAGCCTGGTGCGCCTGATTCCATTACCGCCCAAGGCCAACCCTGAGTGGAACCGCGAACAACCGGACCCCGCCAGCAGCCACGCACCGTGGCGCCTGTTCAACATCGGCGGCCAGCGCCCGGTGGAGCTGACCGACTACCTCGCGCTGCTGGAAAAACACCTGCAACGCAAGGCCGAGGTCGAGTTGCTGCCCTTGCAACCGGGCGACGTGCTGGCCACCTGTGCCGATGCCAGCGGCCTGGACCAGGTTACCGGGTTCACCCCGCGCATCTCACTGGATGAAGGGCTTGCGCGCTTTATCACTTGGTTTCATGAGTACTACCCGCACCTCGACCAGGAAGCCATGCGGGTCAACGGGCATGTGCCCGCGCATCAACGGAGGGCGGTATGA
- a CDS encoding UDP-glucose dehydrogenase family protein, whose amino-acid sequence MDVSVFGTGYVGLVQAAALADVGHRVLCVDVDAHKISQLRQGVPPISEPGLSSMLEENIKEGRLLFSTQASDAVAHAELIFIAVGTPPDEDGSADLSHVLGVTRQIVDLMDADRTLIIKSTVPVGTADKVAQLAREELQRLNKSSLQVRVVSNPEFLKEGSALADCMRPDRIIVGTADDHAHEQLAELYAPFCRNHEKLMFMDNRSAELTKYAANAMLATRISFMNELANLTERLGADIEAVRKGIGSDPRIGYHFIYPGCGFGGSCFPKDLRALLHTAEHSGMPLRLLQSVSEVNDAQRQILFGKLKQHFPGSLAGKSIALWGLAFKPNTDDMREAPSRYLMEALWAEGATVCAFDPEAMSECRRLYGYRDDLRLCATRDDTLEDADALVICTEWKNFRVVDFALLAKKLRSRLIIDGRNLYNPDQVATFGLSYSGIGLRQVQPQVPAP is encoded by the coding sequence ATGGACGTGAGCGTATTTGGCACCGGCTATGTCGGTCTTGTGCAAGCTGCTGCCCTGGCAGACGTAGGTCACCGTGTGTTATGCGTCGATGTCGACGCTCACAAGATCAGTCAACTGCGTCAGGGGGTTCCGCCCATCAGCGAGCCTGGGCTGTCGAGCATGCTCGAAGAAAACATCAAGGAAGGCCGTTTACTGTTCAGTACCCAGGCCAGTGACGCGGTTGCCCATGCCGAATTGATCTTCATCGCCGTCGGTACCCCACCGGATGAAGATGGTTCGGCCGACCTCTCCCACGTGCTGGGCGTCACCCGGCAGATCGTCGATCTGATGGATGCAGATCGCACCTTGATCATCAAGTCCACGGTTCCTGTCGGTACCGCCGACAAAGTCGCGCAACTGGCCCGCGAAGAACTGCAGCGCCTGAACAAAAGCAGCTTGCAGGTGCGGGTGGTGTCCAACCCCGAGTTTCTCAAGGAAGGCAGCGCCCTGGCCGATTGCATGCGCCCGGACCGCATCATCGTCGGTACCGCCGATGATCACGCCCATGAGCAGTTGGCCGAACTCTACGCGCCGTTCTGCCGCAACCATGAAAAACTCATGTTCATGGACAACCGCAGCGCCGAACTGACCAAGTACGCGGCCAACGCGATGCTCGCCACACGTATCAGCTTCATGAACGAGCTGGCCAATCTCACTGAGCGCCTGGGTGCTGATATTGAGGCCGTGCGCAAAGGTATCGGCTCCGATCCGCGCATCGGTTATCACTTCATCTATCCCGGTTGCGGCTTTGGCGGTTCGTGTTTCCCCAAGGACCTGCGCGCCCTGCTGCACACCGCCGAACACAGCGGCATGCCACTGCGCCTGCTGCAAAGTGTCAGCGAGGTCAATGATGCCCAACGCCAGATCCTCTTCGGCAAGTTGAAGCAACACTTTCCCGGCAGCCTGGCGGGCAAGTCCATCGCCCTCTGGGGCCTGGCCTTCAAACCCAACACCGACGACATGCGCGAAGCGCCGAGCCGTTACCTGATGGAGGCGCTGTGGGCCGAGGGGGCGACGGTCTGCGCGTTTGATCCTGAGGCGATGTCCGAGTGCCGGCGCCTCTATGGCTATCGCGACGACCTGCGCCTGTGTGCCACCCGTGACGACACCCTGGAAGACGCCGACGCCCTGGTGATTTGCACCGAATGGAAGAACTTTCGTGTCGTCGACTTTGCCCTGCTGGCAAAGAAGCTGCGCAGCCGCCTGATCATTGACGGCCGCAACCTGTACAACCCTGACCAGGTCGCCACCTTCGGCCTTAGCTACAGCGGCATTGGCCTGCGACAGGTTCAGCCGCAGGTGCCGGCGCCATGA
- a CDS encoding sulfatase-like hydrolase/transferase: MRRYFKELLLVLYLISHYPYYFERLQAIGLNPALLLFTGVFVLLVLALLLSANIRQGWLRWAWALGFSASALFFDAYTRITADYLTYSAFISMVYSGGFIGEALEQYHSVILGSVARTLLLLFGLGLRPRRNLPGPATLPWAAPLLGIVLLTAILFVRAGEGARGLPIMYTALAYLNLFAYESLHDSVGPREPVSLARQGPALARDIVLIIDESVSGNYLDLNTAHGVRSQLNQVQPGASIFNYGYAASIANCSADTNVTLRYGGTRTDYLRINSTLPSIWQYAKQAGLGTVYIDAQRTGGNLQNLMNTAEKRDIDQFIQFDTTPVRDRDMAAVAKLIELLGDGQAQLIVMNKVGVHFPVHDKYPDAFMTYRPALPRGQYADIADTGRRDGFSGQPEDWLLYRNAYKNSLLWNVGEFFNRLFAQADLSQAVLIYTSDHGQDLHERGNPGLNTHCDSDPVEEEGLVPLVVIQGEGLKTLDWQAELAANKDRSSHYNIFPTLLQLLGYDPAAFTPIYGRSLAVPTEDDFSFNTRFNARLGAKPVFKRIDLSQVVTPDGATVVEHMPVGQAD; this comes from the coding sequence ATGCGCCGTTATTTCAAGGAATTGCTGCTCGTTCTCTACTTGATCAGCCACTATCCCTATTACTTCGAGCGTCTTCAGGCTATTGGCCTGAACCCGGCGTTGTTGCTGTTTACCGGCGTTTTCGTGTTGTTGGTGCTGGCGTTGCTGCTCAGTGCCAATATCCGCCAGGGTTGGTTGCGCTGGGCATGGGCGCTGGGGTTTTCCGCCAGCGCGCTGTTCTTTGATGCCTATACCCGGATCACGGCGGATTACCTGACGTACAGCGCTTTCATTTCCATGGTCTATTCCGGCGGCTTTATCGGCGAGGCGCTGGAGCAGTATCACAGTGTGATTCTCGGCAGCGTGGCGCGCACCCTGTTGTTGCTGTTCGGGCTGGGCTTGCGCCCACGGCGCAACTTGCCGGGGCCGGCGACGCTGCCTTGGGCCGCGCCATTGTTGGGGATCGTTCTGTTGACAGCGATTTTATTCGTGCGCGCCGGTGAGGGTGCGCGTGGCCTGCCGATCATGTACACGGCGCTGGCCTACCTGAACCTGTTTGCCTATGAGTCGCTGCACGACAGTGTCGGCCCGCGTGAGCCGGTGAGTCTGGCGCGCCAAGGGCCCGCACTGGCCCGCGACATCGTGCTGATCATCGACGAGAGCGTCTCGGGCAATTACCTGGACCTGAACACCGCTCATGGCGTGCGCAGTCAGCTCAACCAGGTACAACCCGGCGCGAGTATCTTCAACTATGGCTACGCCGCCTCTATTGCCAACTGCAGTGCCGACACCAACGTCACTCTGCGCTATGGCGGCACGCGCACCGACTACCTGCGTATCAACTCAACCCTGCCGTCGATCTGGCAATACGCCAAGCAAGCCGGCCTGGGTACGGTGTACATCGATGCTCAGCGCACCGGCGGCAACTTGCAGAACCTGATGAATACTGCGGAAAAACGCGACATTGACCAGTTCATTCAGTTCGACACCACCCCGGTGCGTGATCGTGACATGGCGGCGGTGGCAAAACTGATCGAGTTGCTCGGCGACGGTCAGGCGCAGTTGATCGTGATGAACAAGGTTGGCGTGCATTTCCCGGTACACGACAAGTACCCCGATGCATTCATGACCTATCGCCCAGCCTTGCCGCGCGGGCAGTATGCCGACATCGCCGATACGGGACGGCGCGATGGTTTTTCTGGTCAGCCGGAGGATTGGCTGTTGTATCGCAATGCCTACAAGAACAGTCTGCTGTGGAATGTCGGCGAGTTTTTTAACCGCTTGTTCGCCCAGGCCGATTTGAGCCAGGCGGTGCTGATCTATACCTCAGACCATGGTCAAGACCTGCATGAGCGCGGCAACCCTGGCCTCAATACCCATTGCGACAGTGACCCGGTGGAGGAGGAGGGTCTGGTGCCGCTGGTGGTCATTCAGGGGGAAGGACTCAAGACCCTCGATTGGCAGGCTGAATTGGCCGCCAACAAAGACCGCTCCAGCCACTACAACATCTTCCCGACTCTGCTGCAGTTGCTGGGCTATGACCCGGCCGCCTTCACCCCGATCTATGGGCGCTCGCTGGCGGTGCCGACCGAAGATGACTTCAGTTTCAACACACGGTTCAACGCGCGGCTGGGGGCCAAGCCGGTGTTCAAGCGTATTGACCTCAGCCAGGTAGTGACGCCCGACGGCGCAACAGTCGTCGAGCACATGCCGGTGGGTCAGGCCGACTGA
- a CDS encoding LysR substrate-binding domain-containing protein yields MRRQLNGQMYVWLHVFSCAARHLSFTRCAEELHITPGAVSQQIRQLEERLGFRLFLRRARGVELSAEGQRLAQTVSEAYGSIDAELLRLDAGEIRGTLRLRSIPSFLAKWLTPRLPRLQQRYPDIQLRLVAEDSSQALHEGDFDLAIDLNDGSYPGMHSTPLLDEQIFPVCSPTLLRGRPPLHGPVDLAHYPLLHDITAWRGSSEYAEWEFYLEGIGASGLDVRRGHTFNRNHLTIEAAIAGIGVAIARRTLLNDELERGTLIVPFGLPIANHKRYVLLYPPGGLAHPSVRAVHDWLVEEAESFRSLHAPAL; encoded by the coding sequence ATGAGACGGCAGTTGAATGGCCAGATGTATGTCTGGTTGCATGTGTTTTCCTGCGCGGCACGGCACCTGTCGTTCACCCGTTGCGCGGAAGAACTACACATCACACCCGGCGCCGTGAGCCAGCAGATTCGCCAGCTGGAAGAACGCCTGGGCTTTCGCCTGTTCCTGCGCCGCGCGCGCGGTGTAGAGCTGAGCGCTGAAGGCCAGCGCCTGGCGCAAACGGTCAGCGAAGCCTATGGCAGCATCGACGCCGAACTGCTGCGCCTGGATGCCGGCGAGATCCGCGGCACCCTGCGCCTGCGTTCGATCCCCTCATTCCTCGCCAAATGGTTAACGCCACGCCTGCCGCGCCTGCAACAACGCTACCCGGACATCCAGCTACGCCTGGTCGCCGAGGACAGCAGCCAGGCCTTGCATGAGGGCGACTTCGACCTGGCCATTGACCTTAACGACGGCAGCTACCCGGGCATGCATTCAACGCCGCTGCTCGATGAGCAGATCTTCCCGGTATGTTCGCCGACACTGCTGCGCGGACGTCCGCCCCTGCATGGCCCCGTCGATCTTGCGCACTATCCGTTGTTGCACGACATCACCGCCTGGCGCGGCAGTTCGGAATACGCCGAGTGGGAGTTCTATCTGGAGGGCATCGGGGCCAGCGGCCTGGACGTGCGCCGTGGGCACACCTTCAACCGCAACCACCTGACCATTGAAGCGGCGATTGCCGGGATCGGCGTGGCCATCGCCCGCCGCACCCTGCTCAATGATGAACTGGAGCGCGGCACGCTGATCGTGCCGTTCGGTTTACCCATCGCCAACCACAAACGCTATGTGCTGCTCTACCCACCCGGCGGCCTGGCCCATCCGAGCGTTCGCGCGGTGCATGACTGGCTGGTAGAAGAAGCCGAGAGTTTCCGTAGCCTGCACGCACCCGCGTTGTAA
- a CDS encoding L-serine ammonia-lyase, protein MAISVFDLFKIGIGPSSSHTVGPMRAAATFAQALREQGLLEEVSRVEVRLYGSLSATGVGHATDRACLLGLMGEWPDQIDPQRIEPLISQLQDSQVLLLDGRHAVPFDCRRDLLLLDESLPYHPNAMTLEASSATGSLLQQTYYSVGGGFIVEAAQLGSAGNSAEQVQLPYDFDSAAQLLALCKQHQLRVSELMMANELAWRCEAEVRSGLLKLWAAMRECVDNGLRNEGILPGGLKVKRRAAKLHRSLQELGKPNVIGSTLSAMEWVNLFALAVNEENAAGGRMVTAPTNGAAGIIPAVLHYYMKFNPDACDNDVVDFLLSAAAVGILCKKNASISGAEVGCQGEVGSACSMAAAGLAEVLGATPMQLENAAEIALEHNLGLTCDPVGGLVQVPCIERNAIAAVKAINAVQMALRGDGEHFISLDRVIRTMRDTGADMHANYKETSRGGLAVAFVEC, encoded by the coding sequence ATGGCTATCAGTGTTTTTGACCTTTTCAAGATTGGTATCGGGCCTTCCAGTTCGCATACCGTAGGCCCGATGCGGGCGGCTGCGACCTTTGCCCAGGCCTTGCGTGAGCAGGGTCTGCTGGAGGAGGTCAGTCGAGTGGAGGTTCGTCTGTATGGTTCACTGTCGGCGACCGGTGTCGGTCACGCCACGGATCGTGCCTGCCTGTTGGGGCTGATGGGCGAGTGGCCCGACCAGATCGACCCACAGCGTATCGAACCACTGATCAGCCAGTTGCAGGACAGCCAGGTGCTGTTGCTCGATGGCCGCCACGCCGTGCCCTTTGATTGCCGTCGCGACTTGCTGCTGCTCGATGAAAGCCTGCCGTATCACCCCAACGCCATGACCCTGGAGGCCAGCAGCGCCACCGGCTCGTTGTTGCAGCAGACCTATTACTCGGTGGGCGGTGGTTTCATTGTTGAAGCGGCGCAGCTTGGTAGCGCGGGCAACAGTGCCGAGCAGGTGCAACTGCCATATGACTTTGACAGCGCCGCGCAACTTCTGGCGCTGTGCAAACAACACCAGTTGCGCGTCAGTGAACTGATGATGGCCAACGAACTGGCCTGGCGCTGCGAAGCCGAAGTCCGCAGCGGCCTACTTAAGCTCTGGGCTGCAATGCGCGAATGCGTCGACAACGGCTTGCGCAATGAGGGCATCCTGCCTGGCGGCCTCAAGGTCAAGCGCCGCGCCGCCAAGCTGCACCGCAGCCTGCAGGAACTGGGCAAACCCAACGTCATTGGCTCGACCTTGAGCGCCATGGAATGGGTCAACCTGTTCGCCCTGGCGGTCAACGAAGAAAACGCCGCAGGCGGGCGCATGGTCACCGCACCGACCAACGGTGCGGCAGGGATCATCCCGGCAGTGCTGCATTACTACATGAAGTTCAACCCCGATGCCTGTGATAACGACGTCGTCGACTTCCTGCTCAGTGCCGCCGCGGTAGGCATCCTGTGCAAGAAGAACGCTTCGATCTCCGGTGCCGAAGTAGGGTGCCAGGGCGAGGTCGGTTCGGCCTGTTCGATGGCTGCAGCTGGCCTTGCCGAGGTGCTTGGGGCGACGCCGATGCAACTGGAAAACGCCGCCGAGATTGCCCTTGAGCATAACCTGGGGCTGACCTGCGACCCGGTCGGCGGCCTGGTCCAGGTGCCGTGCATCGAGCGTAACGCCATTGCCGCCGTCAAGGCCATCAACGCGGTGCAGATGGCGCTGCGCGGTGATGGTGAGCACTTCATTTCCCTCGACCGGGTGATCCGCACTATGCGCGATACCGGTGCTGACATGCACGCCAACTACAAGGAGACATCGCGCGGCGGCCTGGCGGTCGCGTTCGTCGAGTGTTGA